One genomic window of Acidobacteriota bacterium includes the following:
- a CDS encoding IS110 family transposase → AIIATARKFLGVIYRTLKNKWVFADFPHFVLAEG, encoded by the coding sequence AGCGATTATCGCGACGGCGCGCAAGTTCCTGGGGGTGATCTACCGGACGCTGAAGAACAAATGGGTGTTCGCAGACTTCCCCCATTTCGTCCTCGCCGAGGGCTAA
- a CDS encoding TonB-dependent receptor, translating into MKFKTSIWQLFFALIVTLSLLSAATAQTSRGTVSGTVSDSAGAVIPSAKVELVNNGTGIVRSTTTNEAGIFRFDAVDLGGYTLKFTAQGFKQLNRTNINVQANQTATIDAALAVGVTENVVEVNATADELLIKDAPIRGGSISAQAVSQLPVSGLEPISIARTLPGVVQAVGTSTFGNGGQNTQFSVNGQRPRGNNYLLDGTENNDISVGGNAQSFNMTDAVQEVSVQTSNFGSEFGRAGGGVFNVITKGGTNQYHGTAYDIYRSQRFSSVSNTAKINGTPKSVFNENFYGFTAGGPIVKNKTFIFGGWQKDPFRSTNNFSFVVPTADTVTRLNTLFPNNPRLKLYLDALGDLRGTANPINLALGLDPATNVDRGSVSFASANTGLATPSDDIQWVTRVDHNLSEAHRLSFRYIYDSSRTSPNGVNFPGYIFDFKGRSQNFLFNDTYTLSSTWTNEFRFGYSRIGFDFPISGRSTALASTLPTITIPNIAAPGIQTNIPQFRYANNWLIQETQSKIVGRHTFRYGLEFLRQLAKQHPPFVERGALSYANATGYSGFANFLDDFSGPSGTSNKNFGPSVYYPNLFRQSYFFQDTWKVDPTLTLTLGLRYENFGQPANGAFKYPAFNGFDPAQFTVPNKVNTDNNNFGPSIGLAWTPNYKVGVLRKLFGEGKTVWRSGFQVSYDTFFNNLLSNIAADSPNTVNTIFTGAGTGRGSTGFFNSLPTVARAPIATDSQTSVFDKNVRNPYTERWSLGFQRELPSKLLLDVSYVGAGAHKLFVTEDLNIRKLDGTRLFPLLGIRRQRASEGNSIYHGLQILVDRRFANSFNVTGAYTYSRAIDNTSEVFATANSVSALSSLPVSQGGLKLDRGLSDYHRGQRFVLSYQWSIPGPKNKYLAVPLAGWRITGISTFQSGTPFTIVNGADRNNDGNANDRPDIGNPNAPINTRAVIAPTTGANSCASGYRNPDALTLTCVTPNDVHWIQGTGLPNASTVGRNTLITKGQVNTDMNILKSFRLTESFKLEYRLETFNIFNHPQFVQVPGASVVGTAGPSTNGLPSRFLNLDYTNSGTRTMRMQLKFIF; encoded by the coding sequence ATGAAATTCAAAACTTCCATCTGGCAATTATTCTTCGCGCTGATCGTGACCTTGTCACTGTTGAGTGCGGCCACTGCCCAGACCAGTCGCGGCACGGTTTCGGGCACGGTTTCCGATAGTGCGGGCGCGGTCATTCCGAGCGCCAAGGTTGAGTTAGTCAACAATGGCACGGGCATCGTGCGTTCGACCACTACGAATGAAGCCGGTATCTTTCGCTTCGACGCGGTTGATCTGGGCGGCTACACGCTCAAATTCACCGCACAGGGCTTCAAGCAACTCAATCGCACTAATATCAACGTGCAGGCTAATCAAACGGCGACGATTGATGCCGCGCTGGCCGTTGGCGTCACCGAGAACGTCGTCGAAGTAAATGCCACGGCGGATGAGTTGTTAATCAAGGACGCGCCGATTCGCGGCGGCAGCATCAGCGCACAGGCAGTCTCGCAACTGCCGGTCAGCGGCTTGGAACCGATTTCAATCGCGCGCACGCTGCCCGGTGTGGTGCAGGCGGTTGGCACTTCGACCTTCGGCAATGGCGGTCAGAACACGCAATTTTCGGTCAACGGTCAACGCCCGCGCGGCAACAACTACCTTCTTGACGGCACTGAGAACAACGACATCTCGGTCGGCGGCAACGCGCAATCGTTCAATATGACCGATGCCGTGCAGGAAGTTTCGGTGCAAACCAGCAACTTCGGATCTGAATTCGGGCGCGCTGGCGGCGGTGTCTTCAACGTTATTACTAAGGGCGGCACCAACCAATATCACGGCACGGCCTACGACATTTATCGCTCACAGCGATTCAGTTCAGTCTCCAACACCGCCAAGATCAATGGCACGCCGAAATCGGTCTTCAACGAAAACTTCTACGGCTTCACCGCTGGTGGGCCGATCGTCAAGAACAAGACCTTCATCTTCGGCGGATGGCAAAAAGACCCATTCCGCTCGACCAATAACTTCTCGTTCGTCGTACCGACGGCGGATACTGTCACTCGGTTGAATACGCTGTTTCCGAACAACCCGCGACTCAAGCTCTATCTTGATGCGCTCGGCGACTTGCGTGGGACGGCCAACCCGATCAATCTCGCGCTCGGTCTGGACCCGGCTACGAACGTTGATCGCGGCTCAGTCAGTTTTGCCTCTGCGAATACTGGCTTGGCGACGCCGAGCGACGACATTCAATGGGTGACACGCGTTGACCATAACCTTTCTGAGGCACACCGGCTTTCATTCCGGTACATTTACGATTCGAGCCGGACTTCGCCGAACGGCGTCAACTTCCCCGGCTACATCTTTGATTTCAAGGGACGTTCGCAGAACTTCCTGTTCAATGATACCTACACGTTAAGCTCGACCTGGACGAATGAATTCCGCTTTGGCTACAGCCGCATCGGTTTCGACTTCCCGATCTCCGGCAGGTCAACGGCACTGGCCAGCACACTGCCGACGATCACGATCCCGAACATTGCGGCGCCGGGCATTCAAACCAACATCCCGCAGTTCCGTTACGCCAACAACTGGCTGATCCAAGAAACGCAATCGAAGATTGTCGGACGGCACACTTTCCGTTACGGCCTGGAGTTTTTGCGTCAATTGGCCAAGCAGCATCCACCCTTCGTTGAACGCGGCGCGCTCAGCTACGCCAACGCGACCGGCTATTCTGGCTTCGCTAATTTCCTGGACGATTTCAGCGGCCCGTCCGGCACGTCGAACAAGAATTTCGGCCCATCGGTCTATTACCCGAACCTGTTCCGTCAGTCCTATTTCTTCCAGGATACGTGGAAGGTAGACCCGACACTGACACTGACGCTTGGCTTGCGCTACGAAAACTTTGGCCAGCCGGCGAATGGTGCTTTCAAATATCCGGCTTTCAATGGCTTTGACCCCGCGCAATTCACGGTGCCGAACAAAGTGAACACCGATAACAACAATTTCGGCCCGTCCATCGGTTTGGCCTGGACGCCAAATTACAAGGTGGGCGTGTTGCGCAAACTATTCGGAGAGGGCAAAACGGTTTGGCGTAGCGGTTTCCAAGTCAGCTATGACACCTTCTTCAATAACTTGCTCTCGAACATCGCGGCGGACTCGCCGAACACGGTCAACACCATCTTTACCGGCGCAGGCACTGGGCGTGGTTCGACTGGCTTCTTCAACTCATTGCCAACAGTTGCACGCGCACCAATCGCTACTGATTCACAGACTTCGGTTTTCGACAAGAACGTGCGCAATCCCTACACCGAACGTTGGTCGCTGGGCTTCCAACGCGAACTGCCGAGCAAGTTGCTGCTCGACGTTTCGTATGTCGGCGCGGGAGCACACAAGCTCTTCGTCACAGAAGACCTCAACATCCGCAAGCTTGACGGGACGCGCCTTTTCCCCTTGCTCGGCATCCGCCGCCAGCGTGCCAGCGAAGGCAATTCGATCTATCACGGGTTGCAGATACTGGTTGACCGGCGCTTCGCCAATAGCTTCAACGTGACGGGGGCCTACACCTACTCACGCGCCATTGATAACACTAGCGAAGTCTTCGCCACGGCTAATTCAGTTTCCGCATTGTCTTCGTTGCCGGTCAGTCAAGGCGGACTCAAGCTGGATCGCGGGCTGAGCGATTACCATCGCGGGCAACGCTTCGTGCTTAGCTACCAGTGGAGCATTCCGGGGCCGAAGAACAAATACCTGGCCGTTCCGCTCGCGGGATGGAGAATCACTGGCATCTCGACGTTCCAATCGGGCACGCCGTTTACAATCGTCAACGGCGCTGACCGCAACAACGACGGCAACGCGAACGACCGCCCCGACATTGGCAATCCGAACGCGCCGATCAATACCCGTGCGGTGATCGCGCCAACTACCGGCGCGAACTCCTGCGCCAGCGGCTACCGCAATCCTGACGCGCTGACGCTGACCTGCGTGACGCCCAACGATGTACATTGGATTCAAGGCACAGGCCTGCCCAATGCCTCGACGGTTGGACGCAACACGCTCATCACCAAGGGTCAGGTCAACACGGATATGAATATCCTCAAGTCCTTCCGGTTGACTGAGAGTTTCAAGCTGGAATATCGGCTGGAGACCTTTAACATCTTCAACCACCCGCAATTCGTCCAGGTGCCGGGCGCGAGTGTCGTGGGTACGGCTGGCCCGTCAACCAACGGCTTGCCGTCCCGCTTCCTGAACCTCGATTACACCAACAGCGGCACGCGCACGATGCGCATGCAGTTGAAGTTCAT